One genomic segment of Bacteroidales bacterium includes these proteins:
- a CDS encoding alkaline phosphatase family protein, translating to MHKILFTVLLLGTLPLLSQNVPNIPSKKPKLIVIVIVDQMRYDYLAKFKHNFGKNGFNRLLAEGSTCTNARHDYLLTQQLPGYSTIVTGSTPSIHGITSDKWYTRIKNEEKYAGIDATVTPLLPDSKSNNFSPRDLLTTTISDEIALNNNHQSKIHSLAFDGRASVLAGGHAADGAWWFDVYTGNWTSSNYYCDSLPAWLNEFNEKKLPELYVKREWTPQLQVEDYSAGKSKTKNNKFKFEKIGFLYDLLAQRKIAQSYKVLTRTPFGNTFTFDFAKQVIINDSLGRDSYTDFLAIGLNPIGVINQEHGPMSVEIEDAYIRLDEDLSQFINFLDNVIGMNDVLLVLTSDRGCPHSPEYLKQMSLPSGIFNQGQLFTLAKSYLNVVYGQGEWITAYSEKQFYLNHTLIEDSSLSLTDIQERLARFTLQFSGVVNAVTANTLQSANFTDGSFALMQRSYHQRRSGDVIINLEPGWIEKSDYVVQSNSGYDYDTHVPLIWFGWEIPRTTIYKNISTTSIAATIAAMLDIVAPGGSSGEVINELMQKNK from the coding sequence ATGCACAAAATACTTTTTACTGTCTTATTATTAGGGACTCTTCCTCTGTTATCACAAAACGTACCTAATATACCCTCAAAAAAACCAAAACTTATAGTAATAGTAATAGTTGACCAAATGCGATATGACTATTTGGCAAAATTCAAACACAACTTTGGCAAAAACGGGTTTAACCGACTACTGGCTGAAGGCTCCACTTGTACAAATGCCCGGCATGACTACCTGCTAACCCAACAGCTTCCGGGTTATTCAACTATAGTAACCGGCTCAACACCTTCGATACATGGAATCACAAGCGACAAATGGTACACACGCATTAAAAACGAAGAGAAATATGCTGGAATTGATGCAACTGTAACACCGCTGTTGCCAGACAGTAAAAGCAATAATTTCTCACCACGCGACCTGCTAACAACCACGATTTCCGATGAAATTGCACTAAACAACAACCATCAATCAAAAATACATTCACTTGCTTTTGACGGACGCGCCTCGGTACTAGCTGGAGGTCATGCAGCCGATGGAGCATGGTGGTTTGACGTTTATACAGGCAACTGGACTTCAAGCAACTACTATTGTGATTCGCTACCAGCTTGGCTAAATGAATTCAACGAAAAAAAATTGCCCGAATTATATGTCAAAAGAGAATGGACTCCACAACTTCAGGTAGAAGATTATTCGGCTGGTAAAAGCAAAACAAAAAACAATAAGTTTAAATTCGAAAAAATTGGTTTCTTGTACGACTTGCTTGCTCAAAGAAAAATAGCACAAAGCTATAAAGTGCTTACGCGCACGCCTTTTGGCAACACATTTACATTCGATTTTGCAAAACAGGTTATAATTAATGATTCGTTAGGTCGTGATTCTTACACAGATTTTCTAGCCATAGGATTAAACCCTATTGGAGTAATAAACCAAGAGCACGGTCCAATGTCAGTAGAAATTGAAGATGCGTACATTCGTCTTGATGAGGATTTATCTCAATTTATCAACTTCTTAGATAATGTAATAGGTATGAATGATGTTTTGCTTGTACTAACTTCAGATCGAGGTTGCCCTCACTCTCCGGAATATTTAAAACAAATGAGCCTACCTTCGGGTATATTTAACCAAGGTCAACTATTTACATTAGCAAAAAGTTATCTAAACGTTGTGTATGGTCAAGGAGAATGGATTACCGCTTATAGCGAAAAGCAGTTCTACTTAAACCACACACTCATAGAAGATTCTAGTCTTTCGCTTACTGACATACAAGAGAGATTGGCACGTTTTACTTTACAATTCTCAGGTGTTGTAAATGCTGTTACTGCAAACACACTACAGTCCGCTAATTTTACCGATGGAAGCTTTGCTCTTATGCAAAGAAGCTATCATCAACGTCGTTCAGGAGATGTTATTATTAATCTTGAGCCTGGCTGGATTGAAAAATCCGATTACGTTGTGCAATCAAACTCTGGATATGATTACGACACACATGTCCCTCTAATTTGGTTTGGCTGGGAAATACCACGGACCACCATTTACAAAAACATTTCAACAACTTCAATAGCTGCAACAATAGCAGCAATGCTCGATATAGTTGCTCCAGGTGGCTCATCGGGTGAAGTAATTAATGAGCTAATGCAAAAAAATAAATAG
- a CDS encoding MarR family transcriptional regulator, translated as MSTEKVLETMKKAGKPLKAGQIAELSGLDKKEVDKAMNTLKKEGKIESPARCMWQPK; from the coding sequence ATGAGTACAGAAAAAGTTCTTGAAACAATGAAAAAAGCCGGCAAACCATTGAAAGCTGGACAGATTGCTGAATTGTCGGGTCTTGATAAAAAAGAGGTAGACAAAGCAATGAATACCCTAAAAAAAGAGGGTAAAATAGAGTCGCCTGCACGTTGCATGTGGCAACCTAAGTAA